In the Brevundimonas mediterranea genome, TGGCTATGGAGTTCTACCAGTTTGCAGATAGCGTCCTGAACGCTCCGCACATCCCGATTCTCGCTCCTAGCGCATGGAAGCGTCGGCCGATCACCGACTGGATTTTCGGCCGGTTCATGTCGGCGGTCGCTGGCTATCTCGGCTACTTGCTATTCTGGTTTGCTTCGAAGGCGTTCTTCCCCGAACGCTGGCTCTGGATCGTAGGCTTCATACTGACCGGGCTATTTTTCCTCGAAGCGACCTGGTCGCTGATCATGCTCCCGAGCGAGTGGATCAAGGTGCGGGCGCACCAAAAGAAAGTAACCCTCTATCTGGACCAGATGAATGGCCTCTACAGGTCGTTGGCGTCGGATGGTCCGATCAGCGCCAGACATATTTCGGAGTTGGTGGCCAAATCGACCGATGTCGGTGTGATCTGGCCCGCCACGCTGCACGTTTTGCTGGAGGACATCATGGCGCGAGGCGGTCGGTTCTAGCGATAAGATGATCCAAGTCCTGAACTGCACAAGAGATCAGATCACCGAGATCGCGGTCGATGAGGCGATCCGACGCCTTGGCTTGCTGCATCCATCGGCTCGCACTGCGATCATGACAATGATGAAGGATGATCAAGGTCAGCACCCCCGTTCGCTCTGTACGGCCTACCGCAAGGCTGGAGACCAGATCACGAAGGAAGAACTCAAGGCCATCGGTTTACGTGCCAGTGCTTTCATGAGCCGAGAAGCTTTGGCCGATCTGACCGACCTCGGATTGGAGAAACCGCTGGAGGCACATGTGGATACCCTCTTGCGATCCTATTTCACGGTCTCCCGCTGGCGTTCGTTTCAGGCAACTGACGAACTGGTGAGGCAAGGCGTCTCGCGTGAAGCTATCGTCTACAAATACTCCATGCTTCCACCTGTTTGTGACTGTTGCAATGCGTTGAATGGCGAGCCGACCACACCGGAGACGGCGCACATTCTCGCTCCCGATGATTGCGAGTGCGTGACCGCAAACTACTCGATCCAACAGCGAATAGACTGGTTCTACGATCTGGACTGATCGCCAGACTCGTTGGTCGATTTCAGTCTACAGGAAGGCGAAAAAAAGGGGAGTAACGGCGTTGGGCAGGGTAGCAGCGGCGTATCGTTATAACCAAAATCTATCACGCATCTGCAAATAAGTGATTGGGCTTATCTGCTGCGGTGCGGTAGGAAGCGGGCCTCCCCAACCTCCCAACGGAATGGAAGCCCTGCATGGCCCTCATCAACACGACCCTCAAACCCTTCACGGCCGAGGCCTACAAGGACGGCAAGTTCCTGACCGTCACCGACGCGGACGTGGCGGGCAAGTGGGCGATCTTCTTCTTCTATCCGGCGGACTTCACCTTCGTGTGCCCGACCGAGCTGGAAGACCTGGCCGACCACTACGCCGAGTTCCAGAAGCTGGGCGTCGAGATCTATTCGGTGTCGACCGACACCCATTTCTCGCACAAGGCCTGGCACGACTCGTCGCCGGCCATCGGCAAGATCACCTACACCATGCTGGGCGACCCCTCGGGCCTGGTGACCAACAACTTCGACGCCATGCGTCCGGGCGTGGGCCTGGCCGACCGTGCGACCTTCCTGGTCGATCCGGACGGCGTGATCCAGTTCACCGAGACCACCTCGGAAGGCATCGGCCGCAACGCCGCCGAACTGCTGCGCAAGGTCAAGGCCGCCCAGTATGTGCGTTCGCACCCGGGTGAAGTCTGCCCGGCCAAGTGGGAAGAAGGCGAAGCCACCCTGGCCCCGTCGCTCGACCTCGTCGGCAAGATCTAAGACTGACGCGACCCATCGGGTCCGGCCCGGCGCCGGACCCGTCCGTCGGCGGGGGCGCGTTGCGTTTCCAGCCCCCGCCGACATCCTTCTTCATGTCTCGCCTCGCCCGCGGTCGGGCTTGCAGGCGTCATGAGTTCAACTGTTTCAAGGACCTCTCCCATGCTGGACGCCAATCTGAAATCTCAGCTCGAGGCCTATCTGAAGAACATCGTCCATCCGGTCGAACTGGTCGCCTCGCTGGGCGCCGGGCCGAAGTCGCAGGAGCTGAAGACCCTGCTGGAGGAGATCGTCTCGGTCTCGCACGGCAAGGTCGAGATGGGCCGCGACTATGACGACGAACGCCAGCCCAGCTTCCTGATCCGCCGCAAGGGCACGGACATCGGCGTGCGGTTCGCGGGCATTCCGCTGGGCCACGAGTTCACCTCGCTGGTGCTGGCCCTGCTGCACGTCGGCGGCCATCCGTCCAAGGCGGCGCAGGAGGTGATCCAGCAGGTCAAGGACCTGGAGGGCGACTATGTGTTCGAGACCTATTTCTCGCTGTCGTGCCAGAACTGCCCCGACGTGGTGCAGGCCCTGAACCTGATGAGCGTGCTGAACCCGCGCATCAAACACGTCGCCATCGAGGGCGGCCTGTTCAAGGACGAGGTCGAGGAACGCAAGATCATGGCCGTGCCGACGGTCTTCCTGAACGGCGAACTGTTCGGCCAGGGCCGGATGGAGCTGGAGCAGATCGTCGCCCGGCTGGATTCGGGCGCCGAGGCGCGGGCCGCCGAACGGCTGAAGTCCAAGGACCCGTTCGACGTTCTGGTGGTCGGCGGCGGCCCCGCCGGGGCGGCGGCCGCCATCTATACGGCGCGCAAGGGCATCCGCACCGGCATCGTGGCCGAGCGGTTCGGCGGCCAGGTGCTGGACACCATGGCGATCGAGAACTTCATTTCGGTGCCGCACACCGAGGGGCCGAAACTGGCCGCTCATCTGGAACAGCATGTCCGCGAGTACGAGGTGGACATCATGAACCTGCAGAAGGCGGCCAGGCTGGTTCCGGCTGAGGTTCCCGGCGGTCTGCACGAGGTGGTGCTGGAGAACGGCGCGAGCCTGAAATCGCGCACCGTGATCCTGGCCACCGGCGCCCGCTGGCGCCAGATGAACGTGCCGGGCGAGGACCAGTACAAGAACAAGGGCGTGGCCTATTGCCCGCACTGCGACGGGCCGCTGTTCAAGGGCAAGCGGGTGGCCGTGATCGGCGGCGGCAACTCGGGCGTCGAGGCGGCCATCGATCTGGCGGGCATCGTGGCCCATGTGACCCTGATCGAGTTCGACAGCGAACTGAGGGCCGATGCGGTGCTGCAACGCAAGCTGGCGACCCTGCCGAACGTGCGGATCGTCACCTCGGCCCTGACGACTCAGGTGCAGGGCGACGGCGAGAAGGTGACGGGCCTGTCCTACAAGGACCGCAACTCGGACGCCCATCATGACGTCGATCTGGAAGGCGTCTTCGTCCAGATCGGCCTGGTGCCGAACACCGAATGGCTGCGCGGCGCCGTGGCCCTGACGGCGCGCGGGGAGATCGAGGTGGATCATCGCGGCGAGACCTCGCAGCCGGGCATATTCGGCGCGGGCGACGTGACCACCGTGCCCTACAAGCAGATCGTCATCGCCATGGGCGAAGGCTCCAAGGCGGGGCTGTCGGCCTTCGACTATATGATCCGCACGATTCCGGCCGAAGAGGCGGTCGAGGCGGCTTAGGGGGCGGTCGTTCCTTCGGTCTGGGGGCCGGTGTTCGCCGCCTGACAAACCGTGTAAGCGCGGCCGGGGTTGAAGGCGGAGCGCGACAATGACGGCATCCTCGGACCGGCTGTGGGGCGTGGCTTCCGGCCTGGGGGCAGGCGCGATGTGGGGGCTGGTGTTCCTGGCGCCCAAGTTCGCGCCGGAGGCGTCGCCCCTGTTGCTGACCGCCGGACGATATCTGGCCTACGGGCTGATCGCGGTCGTTCTGATCGCCCCGCGCTGGCGGCGGCTGGCGCCCCTGATCGAAGCGGGCACGTGGCGCGCCCTCGTCTGGCTGAGCCTGGCGGGCAATCTGGTCTATTTCGCCTTTGTGGTCGTCGCCGTTCACCTGGCCGGGGTGGCGGCGTCGGCCCTGATCGTGGGCATGGTGCCGGTGGTGGTGGCTCTGTGGGGGCTGAAGGATGGAGGCGGGCCGCCGGCGTCTCGAACGGCGCCGCCCATCGTCCTGGCGGCCGTGGCGGTGGGGCTGATCGGCTGGCGCGCCCTGTCGCACGGCCATGGCGTTTCCGGCGGACCAACCGGGATTCAGACTTTGATCGGTCTGGGCTGCGCCCTGGGCGCCCTGATCTCCTGGACGGTCTATGCGGTGGGCAACAGCCGCTGGATGGCGCGGCTGACACAGGTGTCGCCCCACGACTGGTCCCTGCTGACCGGGGTGGTCACGGGCGGTCTGGCGCTGCTCCTGGCGGTTCCCGCGGCGCTGACGACCCAGGGCTGGACCGGCGGCGCGTGGCTGAAGCTCGCCGGCGTCTGCCTGGGCGTGGCCCTGTTCGCCTCCATCATCGGCAACGCCCTGTGGAACCAGGCCAGCCGCCGTCTGCCGCTGACCATGCTGGGGCAGATGATCGTGTTCGAGACCGTGTTCGCCTTCGTCTACGGCTACATCTGGGAGGGACGGGGACCGGCTGTGATCGAGATCCTGGCCATACTGATGATGATCGTCAGCGTGATCTGGTGCGTGCGCGCCCACGGTCCGGCCCCAATCGCCGAGGAACCGCTGCACTGAGCCCTGGGCCGCGCGCGCCTCAGTGCAGCTTCAGCCGTCCGGAGACACGGCGGTGCAGCAGGCGCGACAGGGCCAGGATGGCGGTGCGGCGGACGCCCAGGATGGCGCGGTGATGGTCCAGGTGCAGGGCCATATAGGCCCATTTGGCGATCAGGCCCTCAATCAGGAAGTTCGGGCCGCCCAGATTGCCCATCAGGGAGCCGACGCCCCGGTCGCCGCCCAGGGACACCAGCGAACCCTTGTCATGATAGACGTAGGGGCCGGGATCACGCGACGGGTCTGACCGAGCCATGGCCAGGGCCTTGGCCAGATAGGCGGCCTGCTGGGCCGCCGCCTGGGCGCGGGCGGGGACCGGACGCCCCTCGGGCCCCGGCGCCTCGGCGCAGTCCCCCATGGCGTAGATGTCAGGGGCCGAGGTGCGCAGGTGGTCGTCCACCACGAACTGATTGAGGCGGCCGGTGGTCAGGCCCAGGTCGCGGTTGGTCTCGGCCGCCTTCACCCCGGCCGCCCAGACGATCAGGTCGGCGGGCACCTCGCCTCTTGAGGTGTCCAGCCGGCCGGCGTGGACGGCCTTGACCTTGGCGTCGGTCAGCAGGCGCACGCCCTTTTCTTCCAGGGCATGGGCGGCCTTGGCCGAGACCCGTTCGGGCAGGCCGCCCAGGATGCGGGGCGCGGCCTCGACGAGGGTGACCGCGAGGTCGAACTTCTGACCCTCGGTCAGGCCGGCCGACAGTTCGTCATGCCCCTCGATCAGTTCGGTGGACAGTTCGACCCCGGTGGCGCCGGCCCCGACGATGGCGATGTTCATCGTCTGCCCGTCGGAATAGGCGGTCGCCAGGAAGGCGGCGGTCAGCCGTTTGTTGAACGCCTCGGCGTCCGCCACGTCTTCCAGCAGATGGGCGTGTTCGGCGGCGCCGGGCGTGCCGAACAGGTTCGACCCGCTGCCGATGGCCAGGACGAGGGTGCGGAACTTCACCGTGCGGGGGCGAACCAGGACGGCGTCGTCCTGATCGCGGATTTCGCCCAGGGTCAGGGTCTTGTTCGTCGGATCGAGGCCGGTCAGATCGCCGAAGGCGAAGCTGAAATGATTGCGCCGCGCCAGCACCGGGTAGGACAGACCCTCCTGGTGGCTGTCCAGAGACCCCGCAGCGACCTCGTGCAGGCTGGGCTTCCACAGGTGGAAGATGGAGTGATCGATCAGCAGGACGCGACGGCGGCCCTCGCGCGGGCCGAACCGACGGCCCAGGCGGGCGGCGAGCTCAAGCCCGCCCGCGCCGCCGCCGATAATGACGATGTCATGTTCCATTCGGGTCTCCAACGCGCGACCCGAGGATCGGATCAGGCCGGCTTTTCTTCCAGACGCTTGTCCAGATAGGCGCCGACGCGGCGTTCGACGGCGCTGATGTGGTCCTGCCAGAAGTGGCTGGCGCCCTCTTCCAGCTCATAGTCGATGATGATGCCCTTCTGGGTGCGCAGCTTGTTGACCACGCGTTCGACCTCGGCCGGGGGCACGACGGTGTCGGCGGTGCCGTGCAGGAACAGGCCCGAGGCCGGGCAGGGGGCCAGGAAGCTGAAATCGTACATGTTGGACGGGGGCGAGACCGAGATGAAGCCGTCCGTCTCGGGGCGGCGCATCAGAAGCTGCATGCCGATATAGGCGCCGAACTGATAGCCGCCGACCCAGGTCTGGCTGGCGCCGGGGTTGTTCGACTGAAGCCAGTCCAGGGCCGTGGCCGCATCGGCCAGTTCACCGATGCCCGAATCGAATTCACCCTGCGACTTGCCGACGCCGCGCGAATTATAGCGCAGGGTGGCGAAGCCGCGCTGCTGGAACAGCTGGTGCAGGGTGACGGTCACCGGGTTGTTCATATGTCCGCCCGCCTTGGGATGCGGATGCAGAATCAACGCGATGGGGGCGTTCGGGCGCTTGCCCGGGGAATAGCGGCCTTCGATGCGACCGGAGGCGCCGGGCAGGATGACTTCAGGCATAGGGGCTCTGGAATCCGTTCAACTGTCGTTTCGCGTGTGCGTAATACTTGACCGCTGAGGTGGGACTTTCTAAGTCCCTCCGCAAGCGAGGCGCCTTTGCGAAGGCGCGGGTTCTAGCACAAGAGCCCCGAAAAGCGCGCAATTTTTGAGGCTGCAATATGCGTCTGTCGACCAAGGGACGATACGCCGTGATGGCGATGGCCGATCTGGCGAAAAACGGACGCGGCGAAAGCGGCGAGATCCGGGCGGTTTCGCTGGCTGAAATCGCCGCGCGCCAGGAGATTTCGCTGAGCTATCTGGAGCAGTTGTTCGCCCGTCTGCGCAAGAGCGACCTGGTCAAGAGCGTGCGCGGACCCGGCGGCGGCTATCGTCTGGCCAAGGGGGCGCATGAGACGGTGGTGGCCGAGATCGTGCTGGCGGTGGACGAACCGATCCGGGCGACGCGCTGCGTGGCGCATGGCTCGCCCAAGGGCTGCATGATGGCCGGCGAACGCTGCATCACCCACGATCTGTGGGAAGACCTGGGCGACGAGATCCATCGCTATCTGGCCGGGGTGTCGCTGGAAGACGTGGTGATGAACCGCACAGGCCAGCGTCGGCGTAATGTCGAACCGCCCCAGGCTGTGGGGGTGGCGGCATGAGCGCGATTTATCTGGATTACAACGCCTCGGGCCTGGTGCGGCCCGAGGTCCTCGAGATCATGACGCGGGCCCTGGCCGACAACGGTAATCCGTCGGCGGTCCATGCGGCCGGACGGCGGGCGCGGGCGCGGGTCGAGACGGCGCGGGCTCAGGTCGGTGAACTGGTCGGCGCCGATCCGACGGCGGTGGTGTTCAACAGCGGCGGCACGGAAGCCAACGCCCAGGCCATCGCCAGCGCGCTGGCGGCCGGATGCGAGCGGCTGATCGTCTCCGCCACCGAACATCCGTGCGTGGCCGAGGCCGCGGCGAATGCGGGCGCGCCCGTCGAGGTGCTGCCGGTTGATGCGAACGGCGTCGTCGATCTGGACTGGTTGGCGCAGGCCTTGGCGCGTCCGGGCCGGGCTGTGGTCGCCGTCCATCATGCGAACAACGAGAGCGGCGTGATCCAGCCGGTGGTCGAAGCCGCAGCTTTGGTGCGTGCAGCAGGGGGCTGGCTGCACGTCGATGCGATCCAGTCGGCGGGCAAGATCCCGGTCGATATGCGGGTTCTGGACGCGGACAGCCTGACCCTGTCGGCGCACAAGCTGGGCGGGCCGCAGGGCGTCGGGGCCTTGATCCTCAAGGAAGGCGTGTCGGGTGTTCGCATCCTGCACGGGGCGGGGCAGGAGCGGGGCCTGCGCGCCGGGACCGAGAATGTTCCGGGCATCGCGGGTTTCGGCGTGGCCGCCGACTGCGCCGCACGGGACCTGAAGACGATGGCTTCGCATGTCGGCTGGCGCGATTCCGCCGAGGCCAGGGTCAAGGCCGCCGGGGCGACCGTGATCGGCGCTGACGTGGCGCGCCTGCCCAACACCCTGTTCATGGCGGTCGAGGGTTGGGACAGTCCTCAACAACTTATCATTCTTGATCTGGCCGGGGTCATGGTGTCGGCGGGCTCGGCCTGTTCGTCCGGCAAGGTCAAGCCGTCCAAGACCATCAGCGCCATGGGATTGAACGCTCTGGCCACCGGGGGCGTGCGCGTCTCCGGCGGCTGGGGCACGACCGAGAGCGACTGGGTGCGGTTCGCCGACGCCTGGATCGCCGCCTACGACAAGCACAAGACACGCGCCGCCGCGCGCGTGAGAGAGGTCGCCTGATGGCCGCCGTCAAGGAAACCATCGACGCCGTCGCCGCGCTGGAGAAATACGCGCACGGTTTTACGTCGGACATCGAGCAGGAGTTTGCACCGCGTGGGCTGAACGCCGACATCGTGCGCTTCATCTCCGAGAAGAAGGGCGAGCCGGAATGGATGCTGGAATGGCGTCTGGCCGCCTATGAGCGCTGGCTGGCGATGGAGGAACCGACCTGGGCGGCGGTGAAGTATGAGCCGGTCGACTATCAGGACCTGTTCTACTACGCCGCGCCCAAGCAGAAAGAGGGGCCGAAGTCGCTAGACGAGGTCGATCCCGAAATTCTGGAAATCTACAAGAAGCTGGGCATCCCGCTGAAGGAGCAGGAGGTGCTGGCGGGGGTGCAGGGCGCGCCGCGCGTGGCCGTGGACGCCGTGTTCGACAGCGTCTCGGTGGTCACCACCTTCAAGGAGGAACTGGCCAAGGTCGGCGTGATCTTCATGCCCATTTCCGAGGCCTTGCGCGAATATCCTGAGCTGGTGCGGCAATATCTGGGGTCGGTGGTGCCGGTCTCCGACAACTATTTCGCGGCCCTGAACAGCGCGGTCTTTTCGGACGGGTCGTTCGTCTACATTCCGCCGGGCGTGCGCTGCCCGATGGAGCTGTCGACCTATTTCCGCATCAATGCGAGCCAGACGGGCCAGTTCGAACGCACCCTGATCATCGCCGACAAGGGCAGCTATTGCTCCTATCTGGAAGGTTGCACCGCGCCGATGCGCGACGAGAACCAGCTGCACGCGGCCGTGGTCGAGATCGTGGCCCTGGACGACGCCGAGGTTAAATATTCGACCGTCCAGAACTGGTATCCGGGCGACGCCGAGGGCAAGGGCGGCATCTACAACTTCGTCACCAAGCGGGCGGATTGCCGGGGTGATCGGTCCAAGGTGTCCTGGACCCAGGTCGAGACCGGTTCGGCCGTCACCTGGAAATATCCGTCCTGCATCCTGAAGGGCGACGACAGCTCGGGCGAGTTCTATTCCATCGCCATCACCAACGGCTGTCAGCAGGCCGACACCGGCACCAAGATGATCCACCTGGGCAAGAACACCAAGTCGCGGATCATCGCCAAGGCGGTGTCGGCGGGGAAATCGGACTCGACCTATCGCGGCCTGGTCTCGGTGCATCCGAAGGCGACGGGGGTGCGCAACTTCACCCAGTGCGACAGCCTGCTGATCGGCAAGGAATGCGGCTCGCACACCATCCCCTATATCGAGGCCCGCAACGGCTCGGCCCAGCTGGAGCACGAGGCGACCACAACGCGGCTGTCGGACGACCAGATGTTCTACGCCCAGCAGCGTGGGCTTTCGCAGGAAGAGGCCGTCGCCCTGCTGGTCAACGGCTTCGTCCGCGACGTCATGCAGAAGCTGCCGATGGAGTTCGCCGTCGAGGCGCAGAAGCTGGTGGCGATCAGCCTGGAAGGGAGTGTGGGGTGAAGCGGGCCCTGTTTTCTGTCACGGCGCTTCTGGCGGGGTGCGCGGGCCTCGGTCAGAAGGACATGTCCACTGATGCAGATCGCGCGACCTTTCTTGCTACCTTGCCTGCAGAGGATCGGGAGACCTTTGAGCTTTATTTTTGGGCATTGGAGGTCGATCCAGAGCCCATCAAAGACCGTTTTGGAAATTGTCTTAATGATCGCATAGGCCGGGCGACAGGTCAGGAACCTGCCGCGATAGCGGAAGAGGCCCTAGATGAGTGTTTTCCAATCGTCGATCCCTTGATCCGTGGAACGGCGATGCGCGTGTCCGCTTTGGCCACCGGCGTGACCGCAGCTGACATGAGATATTGGTCCGAACATCAAGTTAGGGAGCAGCGTGCCGAACTGCTGGTCGATCTGACCAAGCGTATCGAGAACAGTCGCTTTGGGGCGGGCCGAGATTGATATGTTGAAAACGGAGAATATCGGCGCCTGCGTCGGCGGAAAACCAATCCTCAAGGGTCGGACGCTCGAAGTTCCGGCAACCGAGGCTTACGCTGTCACGGGGCTAGATCGTGGTATCGTCGATAAATCTGGGCTGATCCTATCGTCGGGGACATTCTGATGGAAACAATCGCCGTTCCTTTCCGAGAAGACACCGCTGACCGCCTGAAGCGTGCGGCGGCCGAGATCGGGATGCCGGTCGGCGAATTTATCGCCTCGGCGGCCGAAGGTTTCATGATGGACAATGAGGCTCATCGTGGCTCGCCGTTGTCGGCGGACCAGATCGCGCAGATCGAAGCGGGACTGGCCGCGGAGCGTGAGGGGCGGATTATTTCGAACGAGGAAGCGGAGGCCCGGCTTGCGGCGCGTCGTACGCGGTGAAGGATTTCGAATGGTCTGAGCCCGCGCTGACGGCGTTCTCCGACTTTCTGGATCACCTTGACGCGCACAGTCTTGCAACTGCGGACAAGGCGGAAACGGAGATCAAAGCCACGCTCTGGCGTCTGGCCGAGCATCCTCATCAAGGTCATCTGTCCCGCTGGCCTGGGCTTCTCGAATGGAGCGCAGCCGACTGGAAGAAGATCATCGTCTATCGCGAACGCCCGGACGGCATTCGTGTCATCGCCTTCTACGACGCTCGACAGGATTTGAGCGTCGTTCATCCCACTCCGAACGACTGATTGAACATGCTCTCCATCTCCAACCTCCACGTCTCCGTCGGCGACAAGCCGATCCTCAAGGGCCTGACCCTCGACGTTCCCGCCGGCGAGGTGCACGCCATCATGGGGCCGAACGGGGCCGGGAAGTCGACCCTGGGCTACGCCCTGTCGGGTCGGCCGGGCTATGAGGCAACCGAAGGCGCGGTCGAATGGGCGGGCGAGGATCTGCTGGCGCTGGACCCGGCCGAGCGTGCGGCCAAGGGCGTCTTTCTGTCCTTCCAGTATCCGATCGAGATCCCCGGCGTGCCGGCGCTGACCTTCGTGCGGACGGCGCTGAACGCGCAGAAGCGGGCACGGGGCGAGGAGGAGGTGGCGGCGCCGGCCTTCCTGAAGCTGGTGCGGGAGGCGTCCAAGGCGCTGAAGATGGACTTCGACATGCTGAAGCGGCCGCTGAACGTCGGCTTCTCCGGCGGCGAGAAGAAGCGGATGGAGATCCTGCAGATGGCCCTGCTGGAGCCGTCGCTGCTGATCCTGGACGAGACCGATTCGGGCCTGGACATCGACGCCTTGCGGATCGTGTCGGAAGGGGTGAACGCCCTGCGTCGCCCGGACCGGGCCATGCTGGTCATCACCCACTATCAGCGCCTGCTGGACTACATCAAACCGGACCGGGTCCATGTTCTGGCCGGCGGCCGGATCGTGGCCTCGGGCGGGCCGGAGCTGGCGCATCAGCTGGAGGCGGAAGGATATGACAAATATCTTCCGGAACCCGCATGAGCGCGACCTTCGCCATCGACCTGACCGACGCGGCCACCTTCCCGTCGCGGCGGGATGAGGCGTGGAAATACAGCGACCTGAAGCGTCATCTGCGCGAGGCGCCGACGCCGTCGGGCACGGCCGCCGTGGGCGCGCCGGGGCCGTTCTACGCCTTGGGTGGAGAGGCCATCGTCTTCGCCAATGGGCGACCGGTGGGCGTGACCGACTTCATCGCCTCGGGCGAGCAGACGCTGCGGCTGCGCTATATCTCGAACGCCGTCGGGACGGGGCATACGGCCAGGGCGCGGGTCGCCGTGCGGGCGGGCGCCAAGCTGCTGCTGCTGGAGACGCACGAGGGCGCCGGCTCGGCCTATGTGGCCCACAATACGCTGGAGCTGGATGTGGCGGCCGGGGCCGAGGTGACGCGCGTCGTCCTGGTCGAGGAGCCGGAAGACGCCATTTCCATCGCCGAAGCCCATGTGAAGGTCGAGGCGGGCGGCGTCTATCGCCAGACTATCATCGCCACCGGCGCCAAGCTGCAGCGGATCGAGACCCGCATCGCTCACTTCGCCCAGGGGGCGCAGGTTCAGGCCGACGGCCTGTATTTGCTGAATGGATCGCGGCAGGCCGACCTGACCAGCGTGGTGCGGCACATGGAGCGCGACGGCGCCACGTCGCAATTGATCAAGGGCGTGGCGCGCGATACGGCGCGGGGCGTCTTCCAGGGCAAGATCGTGGTCGAGCGCGGGGCCGACGGCACCGATGCGCGCATGGGGCACCACGCCCTGATCGCCTCCGAGC is a window encoding:
- the ahpC gene encoding alkyl hydroperoxide reductase subunit C, which translates into the protein MALINTTLKPFTAEAYKDGKFLTVTDADVAGKWAIFFFYPADFTFVCPTELEDLADHYAEFQKLGVEIYSVSTDTHFSHKAWHDSSPAIGKITYTMLGDPSGLVTNNFDAMRPGVGLADRATFLVDPDGVIQFTETTSEGIGRNAAELLRKVKAAQYVRSHPGEVCPAKWEEGEATLAPSLDLVGKI
- the ahpF gene encoding alkyl hydroperoxide reductase subunit F, which translates into the protein MLDANLKSQLEAYLKNIVHPVELVASLGAGPKSQELKTLLEEIVSVSHGKVEMGRDYDDERQPSFLIRRKGTDIGVRFAGIPLGHEFTSLVLALLHVGGHPSKAAQEVIQQVKDLEGDYVFETYFSLSCQNCPDVVQALNLMSVLNPRIKHVAIEGGLFKDEVEERKIMAVPTVFLNGELFGQGRMELEQIVARLDSGAEARAAERLKSKDPFDVLVVGGGPAGAAAAIYTARKGIRTGIVAERFGGQVLDTMAIENFISVPHTEGPKLAAHLEQHVREYEVDIMNLQKAARLVPAEVPGGLHEVVLENGASLKSRTVILATGARWRQMNVPGEDQYKNKGVAYCPHCDGPLFKGKRVAVIGGGNSGVEAAIDLAGIVAHVTLIEFDSELRADAVLQRKLATLPNVRIVTSALTTQVQGDGEKVTGLSYKDRNSDAHHDVDLEGVFVQIGLVPNTEWLRGAVALTARGEIEVDHRGETSQPGIFGAGDVTTVPYKQIVIAMGEGSKAGLSAFDYMIRTIPAEEAVEAA
- a CDS encoding DMT family transporter, whose protein sequence is MTASSDRLWGVASGLGAGAMWGLVFLAPKFAPEASPLLLTAGRYLAYGLIAVVLIAPRWRRLAPLIEAGTWRALVWLSLAGNLVYFAFVVVAVHLAGVAASALIVGMVPVVVALWGLKDGGGPPASRTAPPIVLAAVAVGLIGWRALSHGHGVSGGPTGIQTLIGLGCALGALISWTVYAVGNSRWMARLTQVSPHDWSLLTGVVTGGLALLLAVPAALTTQGWTGGAWLKLAGVCLGVALFASIIGNALWNQASRRLPLTMLGQMIVFETVFAFVYGYIWEGRGPAVIEILAILMMIVSVIWCVRAHGPAPIAEEPLH
- a CDS encoding NAD(P)/FAD-dependent oxidoreductase → MEHDIVIIGGGAGGLELAARLGRRFGPREGRRRVLLIDHSIFHLWKPSLHEVAAGSLDSHQEGLSYPVLARRNHFSFAFGDLTGLDPTNKTLTLGEIRDQDDAVLVRPRTVKFRTLVLAIGSGSNLFGTPGAAEHAHLLEDVADAEAFNKRLTAAFLATAYSDGQTMNIAIVGAGATGVELSTELIEGHDELSAGLTEGQKFDLAVTLVEAAPRILGGLPERVSAKAAHALEEKGVRLLTDAKVKAVHAGRLDTSRGEVPADLIVWAAGVKAAETNRDLGLTTGRLNQFVVDDHLRTSAPDIYAMGDCAEAPGPEGRPVPARAQAAAQQAAYLAKALAMARSDPSRDPGPYVYHDKGSLVSLGGDRGVGSLMGNLGGPNFLIEGLIAKWAYMALHLDHHRAILGVRRTAILALSRLLHRRVSGRLKLH
- a CDS encoding alpha/beta hydrolase, with amino-acid sequence MPEVILPGASGRIEGRYSPGKRPNAPIALILHPHPKAGGHMNNPVTVTLHQLFQQRGFATLRYNSRGVGKSQGEFDSGIGELADAATALDWLQSNNPGASQTWVGGYQFGAYIGMQLLMRRPETDGFISVSPPSNMYDFSFLAPCPASGLFLHGTADTVVPPAEVERVVNKLRTQKGIIIDYELEEGASHFWQDHISAVERRVGAYLDKRLEEKPA
- a CDS encoding Rrf2 family transcriptional regulator, translated to MRLSTKGRYAVMAMADLAKNGRGESGEIRAVSLAEIAARQEISLSYLEQLFARLRKSDLVKSVRGPGGGYRLAKGAHETVVAEIVLAVDEPIRATRCVAHGSPKGCMMAGERCITHDLWEDLGDEIHRYLAGVSLEDVVMNRTGQRRRNVEPPQAVGVAA
- a CDS encoding cysteine desulfurase family protein — its product is MSAIYLDYNASGLVRPEVLEIMTRALADNGNPSAVHAAGRRARARVETARAQVGELVGADPTAVVFNSGGTEANAQAIASALAAGCERLIVSATEHPCVAEAAANAGAPVEVLPVDANGVVDLDWLAQALARPGRAVVAVHHANNESGVIQPVVEAAALVRAAGGWLHVDAIQSAGKIPVDMRVLDADSLTLSAHKLGGPQGVGALILKEGVSGVRILHGAGQERGLRAGTENVPGIAGFGVAADCAARDLKTMASHVGWRDSAEARVKAAGATVIGADVARLPNTLFMAVEGWDSPQQLIILDLAGVMVSAGSACSSGKVKPSKTISAMGLNALATGGVRVSGGWGTTESDWVRFADAWIAAYDKHKTRAAARVREVA
- the sufB gene encoding Fe-S cluster assembly protein SufB: MAAVKETIDAVAALEKYAHGFTSDIEQEFAPRGLNADIVRFISEKKGEPEWMLEWRLAAYERWLAMEEPTWAAVKYEPVDYQDLFYYAAPKQKEGPKSLDEVDPEILEIYKKLGIPLKEQEVLAGVQGAPRVAVDAVFDSVSVVTTFKEELAKVGVIFMPISEALREYPELVRQYLGSVVPVSDNYFAALNSAVFSDGSFVYIPPGVRCPMELSTYFRINASQTGQFERTLIIADKGSYCSYLEGCTAPMRDENQLHAAVVEIVALDDAEVKYSTVQNWYPGDAEGKGGIYNFVTKRADCRGDRSKVSWTQVETGSAVTWKYPSCILKGDDSSGEFYSIAITNGCQQADTGTKMIHLGKNTKSRIIAKAVSAGKSDSTYRGLVSVHPKATGVRNFTQCDSLLIGKECGSHTIPYIEARNGSAQLEHEATTTRLSDDQMFYAQQRGLSQEEAVALLVNGFVRDVMQKLPMEFAVEAQKLVAISLEGSVG
- a CDS encoding type II toxin-antitoxin system RelE/ParE family toxin, whose protein sequence is MKDFEWSEPALTAFSDFLDHLDAHSLATADKAETEIKATLWRLAEHPHQGHLSRWPGLLEWSAADWKKIIVYRERPDGIRVIAFYDARQDLSVVHPTPND